In the Parasteatoda tepidariorum isolate YZ-2023 chromosome 3, CAS_Ptep_4.0, whole genome shotgun sequence genome, one interval contains:
- the LOC122272214 gene encoding uncharacterized protein isoform X2, which produces MSLLKDIKISAPVRPFHQIKRKAVEDIATKDSKSMKRDPEAEKLQPTPRCRFFPKCRMGQKCHFQHPTCKYNSACRYLKCIYRHIGPRKIELFQNKENEQPNSFRLLLEKLEKQKPNPYKWVKPKDVGAKKDVP; this is translated from the exons ATGTCTCTGCTTAAGGATATTAA aatctcTGCACCTGTTAGACCCTTTCATCAGATAAAGAGAAAAGCGGTTGAAGATATTGCTACTAAAGACAGTAAGAGTATGAAAAGAGATCCTGAAGCAGAGAAACTTCAGCCAACTCCCAGGTGCCGATTTTTTCCGAAGTGCCGCATGGGTCAAAAGTGCCACTTCCAACATCCAACCTGCAAGTATAATTCCGCATGCAGATATCTGAAGTGCATTTACCGGCACATTGGTCCCAGAAAAATAGAGCTCTTCCAGAACAAGGAGAACGAGCAACCTAACAGTTTCCGATTGCTGCTtgagaaattagaaaaacaaaagccTAATCCATACAAATGGGTAAAACCTAAAGATGTTGGTGCAAAAAAAGATGTACCATAG
- the LOC122272214 gene encoding uncharacterized protein isoform X5 codes for MSLLKDIKISAPVRPFHQIKRKAVEDIATKDSKSMKRDPEAEKLQPTPRCRFFPKCRMGQKCHFQHPTCKYNSACRYLKCIYRHIGPRKIELFQNKENEQPNSFRLLLEKLEKQKPNPYKWVKPKDVGAKKDVP; via the coding sequence aatctcTGCACCTGTTAGACCCTTTCATCAGATAAAGAGAAAAGCGGTTGAAGATATTGCTACTAAAGACAGTAAGAGTATGAAAAGAGATCCTGAAGCAGAGAAACTTCAGCCAACTCCCAGGTGCCGATTTTTTCCGAAGTGCCGCATGGGTCAAAAGTGCCACTTCCAACATCCAACCTGCAAGTATAATTCCGCATGCAGATATCTGAAGTGCATTTACCGGCACATTGGTCCCAGAAAAATAGAGCTCTTCCAGAACAAGGAGAACGAGCAACCTAACAGTTTCCGATTGCTGCTtgagaaattagaaaaacaaaagccTAATCCATACAAATGGGTAAAACCTAAAGATGTTGGTGCAAAAAAAGATGTACCATAG
- the LOC122272214 gene encoding uncharacterized protein isoform X7, with amino-acid sequence MSLLKDIKISAPVRPFQQMKRKAVEDIATKNSKSMKRDPETEKLQQTPRCRFFPKCRMGQKCHFQHPTCKYNAACRNLKCIYRHIGPRKIELFENKENEQPNSFRLLLEKLEKQKPNPYKWVKPKDVGAKKDVP; translated from the coding sequence aatctcTGCACCCGTTAGACCCTTTCAACAGATGAAGAGAAAAGCGGTTGAAGATATTGCTACTAAAAACAGCAAGAGTATGAAAAGAGATCCTGAAACAGAGAAACTTCAGCAAACTCCTAGGTGCCGATTTTTTCCGAAGTGCCGCATGGGTCAAAAGTGCCACTTCCAGCATCCAACCTGCAAGTATAATGCCGCATGCAGAAATCTGAAGTGCATTTACCGACACATTGGTCCCAGAAAAATAGAGCTCTTCGAGAACAAGGAGAACGAGCAACCCAACAGTTTCCGATTGCTGCTcgagaaattagaaaaacaaaaacctaATCCATACAAATGGGTAAAACCTAAAGATGTTGGTGCGAAAAAAGATGTACCATAG
- the LOC122272214 gene encoding uncharacterized protein isoform X3 produces MSLIKDIKISAPVRPFQQMKRKAVEDIATKNSKSMKRDPETEKLQQTPRCRFFPKCRMGQKCHFQHPTCKYNAACRNLKCIYRHIGPRKIELFENKENEQPNSFRLLLEKLEKQKPNPYKWVKPKDVGAKKDVP; encoded by the exons ATGTCTCTGATCAAGGATATTAA aatctcTGCACCCGTTAGACCCTTTCAACAGATGAAGAGAAAAGCGGTTGAAGATATTGCTACTAAAAACAGCAAGAGTATGAAAAGAGATCCTGAAACAGAGAAACTTCAGCAAACTCCTAGGTGCCGATTTTTTCCGAAGTGCCGCATGGGTCAAAAGTGCCACTTCCAGCATCCAACCTGCAAGTATAATGCCGCATGCAGAAATCTGAAGTGCATTTACCGACACATTGGTCCCAGAAAAATAGAGCTCTTCGAGAACAAGGAGAACGAGCAACCCAACAGTTTCCGATTGCTGCTcgagaaattagaaaaacaaaaacctaATCCATACAAATGGGTAAAACCTAAAGATGTTGGTGCGAAAAAAGATGTACCATAG
- the LOC122272214 gene encoding zinc finger CCCH domain-containing protein 14-like isoform X4 — protein sequence MSLIKDIKISAPVRPVQQTKRKAVEDIATKNTKSMKGDPETEKLQQIPRCRFFPKCRMGQKCHFQHPTCRYNAACRNLRCIYRHIGPRKIELFENKENEQPNNFRLLLEKLEKQKPNPYKWVKPKDVGAKKDVP from the exons ATGTCTCTGATCAAGGATATTAA AATCTCAGCACCTGTTAGGCCCGTGCAACAGACAAAGAGAAAAGCAGTTGAAGATATTGCTACTAAAAACACCAAGAGTATGAAAGGTGATCCTGAAACAGAGAAACTTCAGCAAATTCCCAGGTGCCGATTTTTTCCGAAGTGCCGCATGGGTCAAAAGTGTCACTTTCAGCATCCAACCTGCAGGTATAATGCCGCATGCAGAAATCTGAGGTGCATCTACCGACACATTGGTCCAAGAAAAATAGAGCTCTTCGAGAACAAAGAGAACGAGCAACCCAATAATTTCCGACTGCTGCTcgagaaattagaaaaacaaaaacctaATCCATACAAATGGGTAAAACCTAAAGATGTTGGTGCAAAAAAAGATGTACCATAG
- the LOC122272214 gene encoding zinc finger CCCH domain-containing protein 14-like isoform X6: protein MSLLKDIKISAPVRPVQQTKRKAVEDIATKNTKSMKGDPETEKLQQIPRCRFFPKCRMGQKCHFQHPTCRYNAACRNLRCIYRHIGPRKIELFENKENEQPNNFRLLLEKLEKQKPNPYKWVKPKDVGAKKDVP, encoded by the coding sequence AATCTCAGCACCTGTTAGGCCCGTGCAACAGACAAAGAGAAAAGCAGTTGAAGATATTGCTACTAAAAACACCAAGAGTATGAAAGGTGATCCTGAAACAGAGAAACTTCAGCAAATTCCCAGGTGCCGATTTTTTCCGAAGTGCCGCATGGGTCAAAAGTGTCACTTTCAGCATCCAACCTGCAGGTATAATGCCGCATGCAGAAATCTGAGGTGCATCTACCGACACATTGGTCCAAGAAAAATAGAGCTCTTCGAGAACAAAGAGAACGAGCAACCCAATAATTTCCGACTGCTGCTcgagaaattagaaaaacaaaaacctaATCCATACAAATGGGTAAAACCTAAAGATGTTGGTGCAAAAAAAGATGTACCATAG